The following proteins come from a genomic window of Amphiura filiformis chromosome 16, Afil_fr2py, whole genome shotgun sequence:
- the LOC140135735 gene encoding glutamine synthetase-like — MAMYSGALDKTVTHRYMDMMQPSDKVQAMYVWLDGTGEGLRCKSRTLDGVPKSIKELPMWNYDGSSTKQASGSNSDMLLKPVSMFTDPFRRGNNKLVWCEVFDYRNEPTVTNYRASCNEVMDKARDSEPWFGIEQEYTILKQDGSPFGWPHQGYPGPQGPYYCGVGANKVYGRDIVEAHYRACLYAGIKICGTNAEVMPSQWEFQVGPCLGIEMGDHLWMARFILHRVAEDFGVVITLDPKPIPGDWNGAGCHTNYSTKQMREDGGIKHIETAIGRLSKYHTEHIRLYDPKEGKDNSRRLTGHHETSTIHEFSSGVANRGASIRIPRQVAEEGKGYIEDRRPSSNCDPYLVTEAIVRSTVLEDWSDFYYEMPNGQDD, encoded by the exons ATGGCCATGTATTCCGGAGCCTTAGACAAAACCGTAACACATAGATATATGGACATGATGCAGCCTAGTGATAAAGTACAGGCTATGTATGTATGGTTGGATGGGACTGGTGAAGGATTAAGATGTAAATCCAGAACGCTGGATGGTGTACCGAAATCTATTAAAG AGCTGCCAATGTGGAACTACGATGGTTCCAGTACAAAGCAAGCCAGTGGATCAAACAGCGACATGTTACTCAAACCAGTCAGTATGTTTACAGATCCATTCAGAAGAGGCAACAACAAATTAGTTTGGTGTGAAGTCTTTGACTACAGAAATGAACCAACCG TAACCAACTACAGAGCATCATGCAATGAAGTAATGGACAAAGCCAGGGACAGTGAACCATGGTTTGGTATTGAGCAAGAATACACAATCTTAAAACAAGATGGCAGTCCATTTGGGTGGCCACATCAGGGCTATCCAGGACCACAAG GTCCATACTACTGTGGTGTTGGTGCTAACAAGGTATACGGTCGCGACATAGTAGAGGCACATTACAGGGCGTGTTTGTACGCTGGAATTAAGATCTGTGGAACCAACGCTGAAGTCATGCCATCCCAATGGGAGTTCCAG gttGGTCCTTGCTTGGGAATTGAGATGGGAGATCATTTATGGATGGCCAGATTTATCTTACATCGTGTGGCAGAAGATTTTGGTGTTGTGATAACCCTTGACCCCAAACCAATCCCTGGAGACTGGAATGGTGCCGGTTGCCATACCAACTACAGCACGAAACAGATGAGAGAGGATGGCGGCATCAA ACACATAGAGACAGCAATTGGTCGCTTGAGCAAATACCACACAGAACACATCCGTTTATACGACCCCAAAGAAGGCAAAGATAACAGCAGAAGGTTAACAGGTCACCATGAAACATCAACGATACATGAATTCTCATCAGGTGTTGCAAACAGAGGGGCCAGTATCAGAATACCACGGCAG GTTGCTGAAGAGGGCAAAGGTTACATCGAAGACAGAAGACCTTCATCCAACTGTGATCCATACCTTGTCACAGAAGCAATTGTCAGATCAACAGTACTTGAAGATTGGAGTGATTTCTATTATGAGATGCCCAACGGACAAGATGATTAG